A genomic window from Lentibacter algarum includes:
- a CDS encoding sterol desaturase family protein codes for MEHEALIRLSIFIGLFALLAAAEAYLPRRARQVPRKTRWRTNWGFSLLNTGALRLLAFGLPLLAVGAAIDAAQNGWGLFNLLDWPSGLELVLAILFFDFAIWLQHLITHKVPLLWRLHRVHHADTEIDVTTAIRFHPVEIALSMLLKIGLVYLVGPAALAIILFEIILNGTAMFNHSNLALPRWLDKAVRLVLVTPDMHRVHHSVHRSEHDSNYGFSLSIWDRIFGTYIAQPKDGHTKMKIGLQWQDPRPSKLGWSLWLPFMKR; via the coding sequence ATGGAACATGAAGCTCTTATACGCCTTAGTATCTTTATCGGCCTGTTTGCCCTTCTTGCAGCGGCAGAAGCCTATCTGCCAAGGCGCGCTCGACAGGTTCCACGCAAGACGCGTTGGAGGACAAACTGGGGGTTCTCGCTCCTAAATACTGGTGCTCTTCGCCTGCTGGCGTTTGGCCTTCCACTCTTGGCAGTGGGCGCCGCTATTGATGCAGCGCAGAACGGTTGGGGGCTTTTCAACCTGCTAGATTGGCCAAGTGGGCTAGAGCTTGTTCTGGCTATTCTCTTCTTTGATTTCGCGATTTGGCTACAGCACCTCATCACACATAAAGTGCCTCTGCTTTGGCGCCTGCACCGTGTTCATCACGCGGATACAGAAATCGACGTGACGACAGCCATTCGCTTTCATCCAGTGGAAATTGCATTGTCGATGCTTCTCAAGATCGGCCTCGTCTATCTGGTAGGCCCTGCTGCACTCGCTATCATCCTGTTTGAGATCATTCTCAACGGCACAGCCATGTTCAATCATTCGAATCTCGCCCTGCCCCGTTGGCTCGATAAAGCTGTGCGGCTTGTCCTTGTCACGCCAGATATGCACCGCGTACACCACTCCGTTCATCGCTCCGAACATGACAGCAATTACGGCTTTTCGCTTTCAATATGGGATAGGATCTTTGGAACCTATATTGCTCAGCCCAAGGACGGACACACCAAAATGAAAATCGGGCTTCAATGGCAAGATCCACGCCCCTCCAAACTTGGCTGGAGCCTATGGTTGCCCTTCATGAAGCGCTGA
- a CDS encoding MOSC N-terminal beta barrel domain-containing protein, with product MTPKVTQLWRHPVKSHGREALERVTLTAGETLPWDRLWAVAHDSSTADGSEWLPCQNFSIGTKAPRLAAINAVVNETSGCIRLTHPELGTLEFDPDQEGEKLVAWAGGLIPKDRAQSARVVRGKTRGFTDTEFASISLMNAASHRAVEQKLGRKLEPERWRGNIWLDGFEPWDEFDWMGKTLKIGAARILIKERVVRCKHTMASPKTGERDTDTLALLRENWGHQDFGVYGEVIETGDIRLGDIVEVL from the coding sequence ATGACCCCAAAAGTTACCCAGCTCTGGCGCCACCCCGTGAAGAGCCACGGACGTGAAGCGCTTGAGCGGGTGACGCTCACAGCAGGGGAAACCCTGCCTTGGGATCGGCTTTGGGCGGTTGCACATGACAGCTCGACTGCAGACGGTTCAGAGTGGCTTCCCTGTCAGAACTTTTCCATCGGCACCAAAGCTCCACGCCTCGCCGCAATCAATGCTGTGGTGAATGAAACAAGCGGTTGCATCCGCTTAACTCACCCCGAGCTGGGCACGCTTGAGTTTGACCCAGACCAAGAAGGCGAAAAGCTAGTCGCTTGGGCAGGAGGGCTCATTCCAAAAGATCGTGCACAGTCTGCTCGGGTTGTTCGCGGCAAGACGCGCGGTTTTACTGATACGGAATTTGCCTCAATTTCACTTATGAATGCGGCATCACATCGCGCGGTTGAACAAAAGCTTGGGCGCAAACTTGAGCCAGAGCGTTGGCGCGGAAACATCTGGCTTGACGGTTTTGAGCCTTGGGACGAATTTGACTGGATGGGAAAGACGCTCAAAATTGGCGCTGCCCGAATTTTGATTAAAGAGCGGGTTGTCCGCTGCAAACATACCATGGCGTCGCCCAAGACTGGCGAACGCGATACCGACACACTCGCTCTTCTACGCGAAAACTGGGGACACCAGGATTTTGGCGTCTACGGCGAGGTGATTGAAACTGGCGACATTCGCCTAGGCGATATAGTAGAGGTGCTCTAA
- the argB gene encoding acetylglutamate kinase: MKTQNMNRDWIATARTLNQALPNLQRYTGAIVVVKFGGHAMGDDAAMDEFARDIVLMQMVGVNPVIVHGGGPMINEKLDALGIKSEFVNGKRVTDAATVEVVEMVLSGLVGKRIVQAINRQGGKAVGLSGKDANLMVCKQTNPDLGFVGTPDKMDASILRDLFEKGTIPVIAPIGAGHNGETFNVNGDTAAGAIAAALKADRLLLLTDVEGVKNKSGDVLTELTSQSIRDMIADGTIAGGMIPKTETALLAIDGGVRGVVILDGRAPNACLLELYTSHGAGTLIRG, from the coding sequence ATGAAGACTCAGAACATGAACCGAGACTGGATTGCCACTGCCCGCACATTGAACCAAGCATTGCCCAATTTGCAGCGCTACACAGGCGCGATTGTGGTGGTGAAATTCGGCGGCCACGCAATGGGTGATGACGCGGCGATGGACGAGTTCGCCCGAGATATCGTTCTGATGCAGATGGTTGGGGTAAATCCCGTCATTGTTCATGGCGGCGGACCGATGATCAACGAAAAGCTTGATGCTCTTGGTATCAAAAGCGAGTTTGTGAACGGCAAGCGCGTAACAGACGCCGCAACGGTTGAAGTGGTCGAGATGGTGCTCTCTGGTCTTGTGGGCAAACGTATCGTCCAAGCCATCAATCGGCAGGGTGGCAAGGCTGTTGGATTGTCGGGCAAAGATGCCAATCTGATGGTTTGCAAGCAAACGAACCCAGACCTTGGCTTTGTTGGTACGCCAGACAAGATGGACGCAAGCATTCTACGCGACCTCTTCGAAAAGGGCACCATTCCTGTAATCGCACCCATCGGGGCGGGCCATAATGGCGAAACCTTCAACGTCAACGGCGATACCGCTGCAGGTGCTATTGCTGCGGCTCTCAAGGCCGACAGACTTTTGCTACTGACAGATGTCGAAGGCGTGAAAAATAAGTCTGGCGACGTTTTGACCGAGCTCACCTCACAGTCTATCCGCGACATGATTGCCGATGGGACAATAGCGGGCGGGATGATCCCTAAGACCGAAACCGCACTTTTGGCGATTGACGGTGGAGTGCGCGGCGTTGTCATTCTGGATGGGCGGGCGCCTAATGCCTGCTTGCTTGAGCTGTACACATCCCATGGGGCGGGCACACTTATTCGTGGCTGA
- a CDS encoding GGDEF domain-containing phosphodiesterase translates to MLAFVPAIALSAFWIAGEHALVMVALGLPILYLLTGTLNEAHAAKTREVDATTGLPMIDQLENDAEEMIISCSEAGRKSALFFIQLEEFEALVQRYGQEATGALLERLGERFRALLREHDTVYWLGGARFAILIAPVPQFELESAVQLSSRLQSAAEEPVSVNMQALFVSAAVGFCLSTRSPEGTASAWMRASETALNEATRNNPSSIRAYSAEMGETSMKREALMREAFFALDNGEISPWFQPQISTDTGRVTGFEALARWHHPKRGTVAPADFLPALQDTGQMERLGEVVLYGALTALKTWDRAGFYVPCVAVNFTAEELRNPKLAEKIRWDLDRFVLSPDRLTIEVLETIVAGSPEDAAARNLAALAKLGCRIDLDDFGTGHASITPIRRFTIERIKIDRSFISRVDKDQEQQRMVSAIQTMAERLGLETLAEGVETSGEHAMLGQLGCAHVQGFAIARPMPFDDTLAWLTQHNTKLGTLPQIRGGTAI, encoded by the coding sequence ATGCTTGCCTTTGTCCCCGCGATTGCGCTCAGCGCTTTTTGGATTGCTGGCGAGCATGCACTTGTCATGGTCGCACTTGGACTGCCGATCTTGTATCTCTTGACAGGCACTCTGAATGAAGCACACGCGGCCAAGACGCGAGAAGTCGACGCGACAACGGGCCTTCCGATGATCGACCAACTCGAAAATGATGCGGAAGAAATGATCATTTCATGCAGCGAAGCGGGACGAAAATCTGCCCTGTTTTTTATTCAACTCGAAGAGTTTGAAGCGCTTGTTCAACGCTATGGTCAAGAGGCCACAGGCGCACTTTTGGAGAGGTTGGGGGAAAGGTTCCGCGCTCTGCTTCGGGAACATGACACCGTTTATTGGCTTGGTGGGGCGCGGTTTGCCATCTTGATCGCGCCTGTGCCACAATTTGAGCTGGAAAGTGCAGTTCAACTTTCCTCGCGGCTACAGTCAGCAGCAGAAGAACCCGTTTCAGTGAATATGCAGGCTCTTTTTGTGAGCGCTGCCGTCGGTTTTTGTTTGAGTACGCGCAGCCCCGAGGGCACGGCATCGGCTTGGATGAGGGCCAGCGAAACCGCGTTGAACGAAGCGACACGGAACAACCCCTCTTCCATTCGCGCTTACAGCGCTGAAATGGGCGAAACCAGCATGAAGCGAGAGGCTTTGATGCGTGAGGCTTTCTTTGCTCTCGACAATGGTGAAATTTCACCTTGGTTTCAGCCGCAAATTTCCACAGATACAGGCCGTGTGACGGGGTTTGAAGCGCTTGCCCGCTGGCATCACCCGAAGCGAGGGACAGTGGCACCCGCAGATTTCCTCCCAGCTCTGCAAGACACTGGTCAAATGGAACGCTTGGGGGAAGTCGTACTGTATGGCGCTTTGACTGCCCTAAAAACTTGGGACCGCGCAGGTTTTTATGTGCCATGCGTTGCCGTAAATTTTACGGCCGAGGAGCTGCGCAATCCGAAGCTGGCGGAAAAAATCCGATGGGACCTGGACAGGTTTGTTTTATCACCCGACCGACTGACAATTGAAGTTCTTGAAACCATCGTAGCAGGCTCACCTGAGGATGCTGCGGCTCGCAATCTTGCGGCACTCGCAAAACTAGGTTGTCGCATTGACTTGGACGATTTTGGCACAGGACATGCTTCTATCACGCCGATACGTCGCTTTACGATCGAGCGGATCAAGATAGACCGCTCTTTCATCAGTCGGGTTGATAAAGATCAGGAACAGCAGCGCATGGTCTCTGCAATCCAGACGATGGCGGAACGCCTTGGGCTTGAAACATTGGCCGAAGGCGTCGAAACATCAGGCGAACATGCGATGCTTGGCCAACTCGGCTGTGCTCATGTGCAAGGCTTTGCAATAGCTCGCCCTATGCCGTTTGATGACACCCTTGCATGGCTCACTCAACACAACACCAAACTAGGTACTCTTCCGCAGATTCGAGGCGGAACGGCCATTTAA
- the yihA gene encoding ribosome biogenesis GTP-binding protein YihA/YsxC, whose product MQLPFPLAEVPDDFAREKGRKLFAGGGAEFVKGVVAMSGLPDGDRLEVCFAGRSNVGKSSLINALTNRKGLARASNTPGRTQEINFFTLEETHYLVDLPGYGYANAPLPIVERWQRLLKQYLSGRQNLRRAFVLIDARHGAKAVDEEIMSLLDSSAVTFQCVMTKADKVKEADRERSIEATRKALARHPAAFPEIIMTSSEKGDGIETLRAVIASLE is encoded by the coding sequence ATGCAACTTCCTTTCCCATTGGCCGAAGTGCCTGATGACTTTGCCCGCGAAAAAGGGCGCAAACTCTTCGCTGGAGGCGGGGCCGAATTCGTCAAAGGCGTTGTCGCCATGTCTGGCCTTCCCGATGGTGATCGGCTCGAAGTGTGCTTTGCTGGCCGATCCAATGTTGGCAAGTCCTCGCTGATCAATGCTCTGACAAATCGCAAAGGTCTGGCGCGAGCCTCAAACACGCCTGGGCGGACACAAGAGATTAACTTCTTCACCCTTGAAGAAACCCACTATCTCGTCGACCTTCCCGGATACGGCTATGCCAACGCCCCTCTTCCGATTGTTGAGCGCTGGCAACGACTGCTCAAGCAATACCTCTCAGGGCGGCAAAACCTGCGGCGCGCCTTTGTCTTAATCGATGCGCGCCATGGTGCGAAGGCAGTGGACGAAGAAATCATGAGCCTACTCGACAGTTCAGCTGTGACGTTTCAGTGCGTGATGACAAAAGCAGACAAAGTGAAAGAGGCAGACCGCGAGCGCTCAATCGAGGCCACACGAAAAGCACTTGCAAGGCATCCAGCCGCTTTTCCCGAGATCATTATGACCTCAAGTGAAAAAGGCGACGGGATCGAGACGCTACGCGCTGTGATTGCTTCGCTGGAGTAA
- a CDS encoding ferredoxin produces the protein MVALHEALTPAPEQVALAIFGAFHEREETLVLLGPHEPGFWAHFTASAEYQDGQPDPLDRWSRRIITRLAEDWGGAPVFPSDGPPYAPFLYWALETGQAWQSPVGMLVHARAGLMVSYRGAVRLQGRLDLPPPGTNPCRNCADKPCLTACPVGALNAQMEYDVQRCKTHIAHPEGNTCLTQGCLVRRACPVSQAYARLPEQSAFHMRSFL, from the coding sequence ATGGTTGCCCTTCATGAAGCGCTGACCCCTGCCCCAGAGCAAGTGGCGCTCGCCATCTTTGGCGCGTTTCATGAGCGTGAGGAGACACTTGTGTTGCTTGGTCCACATGAACCTGGGTTCTGGGCCCACTTCACGGCCTCCGCGGAGTATCAAGACGGTCAGCCTGACCCGCTGGATCGCTGGTCTCGCCGTATTATCACTCGTCTGGCTGAGGATTGGGGCGGTGCTCCCGTGTTTCCATCGGATGGGCCGCCCTATGCGCCCTTCCTCTACTGGGCCTTGGAGACGGGCCAAGCGTGGCAATCGCCCGTCGGCATGCTTGTGCATGCGCGTGCAGGTTTAATGGTGTCCTATCGTGGCGCTGTGCGTCTACAGGGCCGCCTGGACCTGCCGCCACCCGGTACAAACCCCTGCAGAAACTGTGCTGATAAGCCTTGCCTGACCGCTTGCCCTGTGGGGGCTCTCAACGCGCAAATGGAATACGATGTGCAACGCTGCAAAACACATATCGCCCACCCTGAAGGCAACACCTGCCTAACGCAGGGCTGTCTCGTACGCCGTGCCTGTCCTGTGTCTCAAGCCTATGCCCGCCTTCCCGAACAATCAGCCTTTCACATGAGGAGCTTTTTGTGA
- the yidC gene encoding membrane protein insertase YidC translates to MDDQNKNLILAVALSMLVILGWSVFFPPPEPSPQDLAATAPASEAVSGNTASVPLAASGAEPVVAAEVKTAADAPRIKIESSHLEGTISLLGGRFDELKLKQYRQTLDAESDIVSLLKPTSAENAYYALYGWAPGGGLAPDLVPGPNTIWTLESGDILTPSTPVVLAWENGQGLTFRREISLDENYMFAIQQSAQNNSTNTISLAPYGTIARHGEPADLKNFFILHEGAIRHVAGELTETDYGDFESARAHEELEVGEKGWTGFTDHYWMTTLIVDQAGAKISTFQDTTRNIFQTTAKHKTETLAPGQSAIVSSRLFAGAKEWETIRNYENESGVPKFLDSIDWGWFFFITKPMFWLLHYLHALIGNMGWAIIGLTFIIKLVLFPLAYKSYASMAKMKELQPQMEKIKEQAGDDRQKVQQEMMALYKKEKVNPAAGCLPILMQIPIFFSLYKVIFVTLELRHAPWIGWLTDLSAPDPSTIFNLYGLLPWDAPEQGSVLALIFIGVLPLLLGITMWLQQKLNPAPSDPIQQQIFAWMPWVFMFMLGSFASGLVIYWIANNTITFTQQYLIMRSHGYKPDVFGNILSSFKRKSKDAE, encoded by the coding sequence ATGGACGATCAGAACAAGAATCTCATTCTCGCTGTTGCGCTTAGCATGCTTGTCATTCTGGGATGGAGCGTTTTCTTTCCGCCGCCCGAACCAAGCCCGCAAGACCTTGCAGCAACGGCCCCAGCCAGTGAGGCCGTATCTGGCAACACAGCCAGCGTGCCTTTGGCCGCGTCCGGTGCAGAACCAGTCGTCGCCGCCGAGGTCAAGACTGCAGCAGATGCACCGCGGATCAAAATTGAAAGCAGCCATCTTGAAGGCACAATTTCGCTTTTGGGCGGGCGCTTTGACGAGCTCAAGCTGAAGCAATACCGTCAGACACTTGACGCTGAGAGCGATATTGTTTCTTTGCTAAAGCCAACAAGCGCCGAGAATGCCTACTATGCGCTCTACGGTTGGGCACCCGGTGGCGGCCTCGCGCCCGATCTTGTTCCGGGTCCGAACACGATCTGGACGCTGGAGAGCGGTGACATTCTGACACCAAGCACGCCTGTGGTTCTCGCCTGGGAAAATGGTCAGGGTCTCACCTTCCGCCGTGAGATCAGCCTTGATGAAAACTATATGTTTGCCATTCAACAATCTGCCCAAAACAACAGCACAAATACGATCAGCCTTGCACCTTACGGTACGATTGCGCGCCATGGTGAGCCTGCCGATCTCAAAAACTTCTTTATTTTGCATGAAGGCGCAATCCGTCACGTCGCGGGAGAGCTTACAGAAACAGATTATGGTGATTTTGAATCCGCGCGTGCCCACGAAGAGCTCGAAGTTGGTGAAAAGGGCTGGACTGGCTTTACAGATCACTACTGGATGACCACATTGATCGTTGATCAGGCGGGTGCAAAAATCAGCACTTTCCAAGACACGACACGCAATATCTTCCAGACCACAGCCAAACACAAAACTGAGACGCTCGCCCCAGGCCAGAGTGCTATCGTTTCATCGCGCCTGTTCGCAGGTGCAAAAGAGTGGGAAACGATCCGCAACTACGAAAACGAAAGCGGCGTACCCAAGTTCCTCGACAGTATCGATTGGGGCTGGTTCTTCTTCATCACCAAGCCAATGTTCTGGCTGCTGCACTACTTGCACGCTCTCATCGGCAATATGGGCTGGGCGATCATCGGACTGACCTTCATCATCAAACTTGTTCTTTTCCCACTGGCTTACAAATCCTACGCCTCTATGGCCAAGATGAAAGAGCTTCAGCCGCAAATGGAGAAGATCAAAGAGCAGGCAGGCGACGACCGTCAAAAAGTCCAACAAGAAATGATGGCTCTCTACAAAAAGGAAAAGGTCAATCCCGCCGCAGGCTGTTTGCCAATTCTGATGCAAATCCCGATTTTCTTCTCGCTCTACAAGGTCATTTTTGTAACGCTCGAACTGCGGCACGCGCCTTGGATCGGCTGGTTGACTGACCTGTCCGCTCCCGACCCATCAACAATCTTCAACCTGTACGGCCTGCTCCCTTGGGATGCTCCTGAACAGGGCTCTGTTCTGGCACTGATCTTCATTGGTGTGCTCCCACTTCTTCTCGGGATCACAATGTGGCTTCAGCAAAAGCTGAACCCGGCACCCTCTGATCCTATTCAGCAACAAATCTTTGCTTGGATGCCGTGGGTCTTCATGTTCATGCTCGGAAGCTTTGCCTCGGGTCTTGTGATCTACTGGATCGCCAACAACACGATCACTTTCACACAGCAATATCTGATCATGCGCAGTCACGGCTACAAACCCGACGTGTTTGGAAATATTCTGTCTAGCTTCAAGCGGAAGTCGAAAGACGCAGAATGA